A genome region from Coriobacteriia bacterium includes the following:
- a CDS encoding MBL fold metallo-hydrolase, translating to MRVTVLGSSASYSGPGRACAGHFVEAAGARVLFDIGNGTLSNLAQVEDPTRLDAVFITHNHPDHYADIYALHAALRYSPYGMSGPMPLYVPEGLWERLPCLLSERGAADLAEAFVPITIHPDEPITVGGLTVTPVAVEHTDPTFALVAESDGSRLVYTSDTAPCGGVTRAAQKADLLLAEATLPERFADTAPHMTATQAAELARDAGARALALVHVWPTTDRAEVAQIASDVFGRCVMVADEFDVFEIATPGRKDV from the coding sequence ATGCGCGTGACGGTACTTGGGTCCTCGGCGAGCTATTCGGGGCCGGGGAGGGCATGTGCGGGCCATTTCGTCGAGGCGGCGGGCGCTCGCGTGCTCTTCGACATCGGAAACGGGACGCTTTCCAACCTCGCGCAGGTCGAGGACCCGACTCGCCTCGATGCCGTCTTCATTACCCACAACCACCCCGACCACTACGCCGACATCTATGCGCTGCACGCGGCGCTGCGCTACTCGCCGTACGGCATGAGCGGCCCCATGCCGCTCTACGTGCCCGAAGGGCTCTGGGAGCGCCTTCCGTGTCTGCTCTCAGAGCGCGGTGCGGCCGACCTCGCCGAGGCGTTCGTGCCGATCACCATCCACCCCGACGAGCCGATCACGGTGGGCGGGCTGACGGTCACCCCAGTCGCGGTGGAGCACACCGACCCCACGTTCGCGCTGGTCGCCGAGAGCGATGGCTCGCGCCTCGTCTACACATCCGACACCGCGCCGTGCGGAGGCGTAACCCGCGCTGCCCAAAAGGCCGACCTGCTGCTGGCCGAGGCCACACTTCCCGAGCGTTTCGCGGACACGGCGCCGCACATGACCGCGACACAGGCAGCCGAGCTTGCGCGGGATGCCGGGGCGCGGGCGCTGGCGCTCGTGCACGTCTGGCCCACCACCGACCGCGCCGAGGTGGCGCAGATCGCCTCGGACGTCTTTGGCCGCTGCGTCATGGTCGCCGACGAGTTCGACGTATTCGAGATTGCCACACCTGGCCGAAAGGACGTCTGA
- the cheB gene encoding chemotaxis-specific protein-glutamate methyltransferase CheB — protein sequence MTTAKPIIRVVVADDSLVARDMLAEILSADPGIEVVGLATNGLEAVEMVERLRPNLVTMDIHMPKMNGLEATERIMAFYPTPILVVSSSVHGEGMGQAFDALKLGALEVIKKPEIRESADLDRVAKEVQRKVKILANVRVITHIGGRRGHRTAAGTVAPPDGASRGIVAIGSSTGGPSALLSVFERLPAGLSVPVLVAQHIAEGFVPGLVSWLDAGSPIRVVTAEAGTVPVAGVAYVAPTGTNMVIEGKRIGLIEPAPTQLYVPNVDALFESVARSFGKRAIGVLLTGMGADGAKGLVRMHERGAVTIAQDEETSTVFGMPKAAIELGAVDRTLAITDVGTAIVELIG from the coding sequence ATGACCACCGCCAAGCCCATCATTCGTGTCGTCGTCGCCGACGACTCCCTCGTCGCCCGAGACATGCTCGCCGAGATACTCTCGGCAGACCCAGGAATCGAGGTCGTCGGGCTGGCCACCAATGGACTCGAAGCGGTCGAGATGGTGGAGCGGCTTCGCCCCAACCTCGTGACTATGGACATCCACATGCCCAAGATGAACGGGCTGGAGGCCACCGAGCGGATCATGGCGTTTTATCCCACGCCCATCCTCGTGGTCTCGTCGTCGGTGCACGGCGAGGGCATGGGCCAGGCGTTCGACGCGCTGAAGCTCGGCGCGCTCGAGGTCATCAAGAAGCCCGAGATTCGCGAGTCGGCCGACCTCGACCGCGTCGCAAAGGAAGTCCAGCGCAAGGTCAAGATCCTAGCCAACGTGCGGGTTATCACGCACATCGGAGGTCGCCGAGGACATCGCACTGCGGCTGGAACCGTCGCGCCGCCAGACGGCGCATCGCGCGGCATCGTTGCGATCGGCTCGTCGACCGGCGGGCCCTCGGCGCTGCTCTCGGTCTTCGAGCGGCTGCCTGCTGGACTGTCGGTCCCGGTGCTCGTCGCCCAGCACATCGCCGAGGGCTTCGTACCTGGCCTCGTGAGCTGGCTTGATGCCGGAAGCCCCATCCGAGTGGTCACCGCCGAGGCGGGAACCGTCCCGGTTGCGGGCGTGGCGTACGTCGCGCCCACCGGCACCAACATGGTAATCGAAGGCAAGCGGATTGGGCTCATCGAGCCGGCCCCAACCCAGCTCTACGTGCCCAACGTCGATGCGCTCTTCGAGTCGGTCGCGCGGTCCTTTGGCAAGCGGGCCATCGGCGTTCTACTCACGGGGATGGGCGCCGATGGCGCGAAGGGCCTGGTTCGCATGCACGAGCGTGGCGCGGTCACCATCGCGCAGGACGAGGAGACGAGCACCGTCTTCGGCATGCCGAAGGCGGCCATCGAGCTCGGGGCGGTAGATCGCACGCTCGCGATCACCGATGTCGGCACCGCCATCGTCGAGCTGATCGGCTAG
- a CDS encoding hybrid sensor histidine kinase/response regulator codes for MVEFDRSAFISKFQEEAQDLLQRLNEGVITLESTPDDRPLIDQLMRDAHTIKGSSRMVGLIEISDVAHWLEDIMVKVRDKELAYTPDMTDTFFEALDAIVYLTDNAGVNVGDALDLAGLKERLAALAEVPEPAEPPKTARAKAALAKAAKAEAAAPAGAAIAEESASEVDDFDADGEPELGSPASSAIDARATQRDSELKSKNAQTIRIRTSQVDSLLNVISEVVIAQIKTEQRTHDVRAIQRGANDAWQSWVRVKSALSSAVSPELAEALADDMAALDELLSATRRDIAGFAKEHSDDSSRTSVVVGDLQELGMGLRMLPANTIFQAFPRAIRDLSKQFNKEIELIIEGGETELDKKVLEEINDPLVHIMRNAVDHGIEDPAVRVAAGKPATGTITMAARQEGDRIVIEIADDGAGIDPDRIREAAVRKGYLTEAEAKSTSDREARYMIFEAGFSTAAIITEISGRGVGMDVVREFVVEKLKGSLDVDSEPGRGTTFRLTIPLTLAIIRALLLRVGTQVYALPTGSIEETLRIDPSDILKVEGREVIRRQRRTIPLVRLSEILGVPADPPLNKVPIATIGYSGHRMGFIVDSFVGEQQIVIKTLGTHLAKVDNVAGVTILGAGEVVPILNVPDLMNNARTRSGQRVGRVEHVERAGSRKILICEDSFTTRELERSIFEAAGYDVETANDGAQGLKKLREGLKVEAVVTDVQMPNMTGFELTRAIKNDPLLERIPVIIVTSLERDEEKAEGVQAGADAYITKSVFNQDTLLDTVERLIR; via the coding sequence ATGGTCGAATTCGACCGCAGTGCGTTCATATCTAAGTTTCAGGAAGAGGCGCAGGACCTGCTCCAGCGCCTCAACGAAGGCGTTATCACGCTGGAGTCGACTCCTGACGACCGCCCGCTGATCGACCAGCTGATGCGCGATGCGCACACGATCAAGGGCTCTTCGCGCATGGTCGGGCTCATCGAGATCTCGGACGTCGCGCACTGGCTCGAGGACATCATGGTCAAGGTTCGCGACAAGGAACTCGCCTACACGCCGGACATGACCGACACGTTCTTCGAGGCGCTCGACGCCATCGTCTACCTCACCGACAACGCGGGCGTCAACGTCGGTGACGCGCTCGATCTCGCCGGCCTGAAGGAGCGCCTCGCCGCACTGGCCGAGGTGCCCGAGCCCGCCGAGCCGCCCAAGACGGCGCGCGCCAAGGCCGCGCTGGCCAAAGCGGCAAAGGCCGAGGCGGCAGCCCCTGCGGGCGCCGCTATAGCCGAGGAGTCCGCGAGCGAGGTCGACGACTTTGACGCGGACGGCGAGCCGGAGCTCGGGTCGCCCGCATCCAGCGCGATTGACGCGCGAGCGACGCAGCGCGACAGCGAGCTGAAGTCCAAGAACGCCCAGACGATCCGCATCCGCACCAGCCAGGTCGACAGCCTGCTCAACGTCATCAGCGAGGTCGTCATCGCGCAGATCAAGACCGAGCAGCGCACGCACGACGTTCGCGCGATCCAGCGCGGTGCCAACGATGCGTGGCAGTCGTGGGTGCGCGTGAAGTCGGCGCTCTCCTCGGCGGTCAGCCCCGAGCTGGCCGAGGCGCTCGCCGACGACATGGCGGCCCTCGACGAGCTGCTGTCGGCGACCCGCAGGGACATCGCGGGCTTCGCAAAGGAGCACTCGGACGACTCGTCGCGCACGTCGGTGGTGGTCGGCGATCTGCAGGAGCTGGGCATGGGACTCCGCATGCTCCCGGCTAACACGATCTTCCAAGCGTTCCCACGCGCGATTCGCGATCTTTCCAAGCAGTTCAACAAGGAGATCGAGCTGATCATCGAGGGCGGGGAGACCGAGCTGGACAAGAAGGTCCTCGAGGAGATCAACGACCCGCTCGTCCACATCATGAGAAACGCCGTCGACCACGGCATCGAGGACCCTGCGGTGCGCGTCGCTGCAGGCAAGCCGGCGACCGGCACCATCACGATGGCTGCTCGGCAGGAGGGCGACCGCATCGTCATCGAGATCGCCGACGACGGTGCCGGCATCGACCCCGACCGCATTCGCGAGGCCGCAGTGCGCAAGGGCTACCTCACCGAGGCCGAGGCCAAGTCGACGTCGGACCGCGAAGCGCGGTACATGATCTTTGAGGCGGGCTTCTCGACCGCAGCGATCATCACCGAGATATCAGGCCGGGGCGTGGGGATGGACGTGGTGCGCGAGTTCGTCGTCGAGAAGCTCAAGGGCTCGCTCGACGTCGACTCCGAGCCGGGGCGCGGAACCACCTTCCGGCTCACCATCCCGCTGACGCTCGCAATCATCAGGGCGCTGCTGCTGCGTGTGGGTACCCAAGTCTATGCGCTTCCCACCGGCTCGATCGAAGAGACGCTCCGCATCGACCCCTCCGACATCCTCAAAGTCGAAGGCCGTGAGGTGATACGGCGCCAGCGTCGGACCATCCCGCTCGTGCGGCTCTCGGAGATCCTCGGCGTGCCGGCCGATCCGCCGCTGAACAAGGTTCCCATCGCGACGATCGGCTACTCCGGACACCGAATGGGGTTCATCGTCGACTCGTTCGTGGGCGAGCAGCAGATCGTCATCAAGACGCTGGGCACGCACCTGGCCAAGGTCGACAACGTCGCCGGTGTGACCATCCTGGGCGCGGGCGAGGTAGTGCCGATACTCAACGTGCCCGACCTGATGAACAACGCACGAACCCGCAGCGGCCAGCGCGTGGGGCGCGTCGAGCATGTCGAGCGCGCCGGCTCTCGCAAGATACTGATCTGCGAGGACTCGTTTACCACACGCGAGCTCGAGCGCTCCATCTTCGAGGCTGCTGGCTACGACGTCGAGACCGCAAACGATGGCGCCCAAGGCCTGAAGAAGCTTCGCGAGGGCCTGAAGGTTGAAGCCGTCGTCACTGACGTGCAGATGCCCAACATGACCGGTTTCGAGCTGACACGCGCCATCAAGAACGACCCGCTGCTCGAGCGCATTCCCGTCATCATCGTCACCTCGCTAGAGCGCGATGAGGAGAAGGCCGAGGGCGTGCAGGCCGGCGCAGACGCCTACATCACCAAGTCCGTCTTCAACCAAGATACGCTGCTCGACACCGTCGAGCGTCTTATCCGCTGA
- a CDS encoding HAMP domain-containing methyl-accepting chemotaxis protein: MRIWDKINSRLLYRLTLTTVAMQVAFLAIQIVLITLFLGTYIGATQRTVDAIVMLMGISVIVLVIWAVLQYFIARRSLDPLTSIVDSVQAACQGDIGHKVEVTSTDEIGVLGSSYNQMLDLIVYLIRQTQESSKRLAVSSNDILSATEQQASGSAEQAASISETTATMEELASTYRQIAENANQVVKMAEASLGSAENGQQAVANTLSAMEEIKNRTQASANKILTLGERSQQIGQVLAIINSIADQTKILALNAAIEAARAGDAGKGFSVVAVEIRKLAESVVDSTGEIGGIMSEIQTSANDLVISTEHELRQVQAGVDLAHSTGDNLDRILELVEQTTIAAKEISAATQQQKTATDQVVKAMREVAAVAQQTAAGSRQVASSAEVLSSMARESSQVGSAFQIVDGV; encoded by the coding sequence ATGCGTATCTGGGACAAGATCAACAGCCGGCTTCTCTATCGTCTGACTCTGACGACCGTCGCGATGCAGGTGGCGTTCCTCGCCATCCAGATCGTGCTCATCACGCTGTTCTTGGGCACCTACATCGGCGCCACGCAGCGCACGGTCGATGCGATCGTGATGCTGATGGGCATCTCGGTCATCGTTCTGGTGATCTGGGCCGTGCTCCAGTACTTCATCGCCCGCAGGTCGCTCGATCCACTCACGTCGATCGTCGACAGCGTCCAGGCGGCCTGCCAGGGCGACATCGGCCACAAGGTCGAGGTCACCTCGACCGACGAGATCGGGGTGCTCGGCAGCTCGTACAACCAGATGCTCGACCTGATCGTCTACCTCATCCGCCAGACGCAGGAGTCCTCCAAGCGTCTGGCCGTCTCAAGCAACGACATCCTCTCGGCCACCGAGCAGCAGGCCTCCGGTTCCGCCGAGCAGGCCGCGTCGATCAGCGAGACAACGGCGACGATGGAGGAGCTGGCCAGCACGTACCGCCAGATCGCCGAGAACGCCAACCAGGTCGTCAAGATGGCCGAGGCGTCGCTCGGCAGCGCTGAGAACGGACAGCAGGCCGTGGCCAATACGCTCTCGGCGATGGAGGAGATCAAGAACCGCACGCAAGCCAGCGCCAACAAGATCCTCACGCTGGGCGAGCGCAGCCAGCAGATCGGCCAAGTCCTCGCAATCATCAACTCGATCGCCGACCAGACGAAGATCCTCGCTCTGAACGCCGCCATCGAGGCTGCCCGTGCGGGCGACGCGGGCAAGGGCTTCTCGGTGGTTGCCGTTGAGATCCGCAAGCTCGCCGAGTCCGTGGTCGATTCGACCGGCGAGATCGGCGGGATCATGAGCGAGATCCAGACCTCCGCCAACGACCTCGTCATCTCTACCGAGCACGAGCTTCGACAGGTTCAGGCCGGCGTCGATCTTGCGCACTCGACCGGCGACAACCTCGACCGCATCCTCGAGCTCGTGGAGCAGACCACCATCGCCGCCAAGGAGATCTCCGCGGCCACCCAGCAGCAGAAGACCGCGACCGACCAGGTCGTCAAGGCGATGCGTGAGGTTGCGGCGGTGGCTCAGCAGACGGCGGCCGGGTCTCGGCAGGTCGCGTCGTCAGCCGAGGTGCTCTCGAGCATGGCTCGCGAGTCTTCGCAGGTGGGCTCGGCGTTTCAGATCGTCGACGGCGTCTAG
- the murI gene encoding glutamate racemase, protein MKSAAIGIFDSGLGGLTVAREIARALPGESLVYLGDTARCPYGPRDLSEVRRFVVEIGSWLADQRIKFLVIACNTATAAGLTLAQRAFPVPVVGVIEPGARAAVMATRNRRVGVIGTEGTIHSGAYSAAVRALDAGVTVFSAATPRFVEIVEEGLRLDTGPMEGLLADSADVFVRPSFHQMARDYLDPLKRSGIDTLVLGCTHYPLLSASIQQVVGQKVQLISSAHETALEVAETLGRRGQLAVAGHEPHHRFATTGDAAEFARLGSRVFGAPIDSVESVALEQLATLPTAELLALMNDPAAGEATCA, encoded by the coding sequence ATGAAATCGGCTGCGATCGGCATATTCGACAGCGGGCTCGGGGGGCTGACCGTCGCACGCGAGATAGCTCGCGCGCTTCCCGGTGAGTCCCTCGTCTATCTGGGCGATACGGCGCGCTGCCCCTATGGGCCGCGCGACTTGTCCGAGGTTCGCCGATTCGTCGTGGAGATCGGCTCGTGGCTTGCCGATCAGCGCATCAAGTTCCTCGTGATCGCCTGTAACACCGCCACCGCCGCCGGGCTGACGCTGGCCCAGCGCGCGTTCCCGGTACCGGTCGTCGGTGTAATCGAGCCTGGTGCGCGCGCCGCAGTGATGGCGACGCGCAACCGTCGCGTCGGCGTCATCGGCACGGAAGGCACCATCCACTCGGGCGCGTACAGCGCTGCCGTGCGCGCGCTCGACGCAGGTGTCACCGTGTTCTCGGCGGCCACTCCGCGCTTCGTCGAGATCGTCGAGGAGGGGCTGCGGCTCGACACGGGCCCGATGGAGGGCCTGCTCGCCGACTCGGCCGACGTCTTCGTGCGGCCATCGTTCCACCAGATGGCGCGCGACTACCTCGACCCGCTCAAGCGTAGCGGCATCGACACGCTCGTCTTGGGGTGCACGCACTACCCGCTGCTCTCGGCGTCGATCCAGCAGGTGGTGGGGCAAAAGGTCCAGCTGATCAGCTCCGCGCACGAGACCGCGCTCGAGGTCGCCGAGACGCTCGGCCGCCGAGGCCAGCTGGCTGTCGCCGGGCACGAGCCGCACCATCGCTTCGCCACCACGGGCGACGCGGCCGAGTTCGCTCGGCTGGGCAGCAGGGTGTTCGGGGCGCCTATCGACTCCGTCGAGTCGGTCGCACTCGAGCAGCTCGCAACGCTGCCCACCGCAGAGCTGCTTGCATTGATGAACGACCCAGCCGCAGGGGAGGCAACATGCGCGTGA